From Camelina sativa cultivar DH55 chromosome 7, Cs, whole genome shotgun sequence, one genomic window encodes:
- the LOC104700110 gene encoding uncharacterized protein LOC104700110 isoform X2, which translates to MEFITNRIQIHSSVFVSCPGQIRCDFVVSVYNCGGGRNIEHSRSIVRDDVENIEDVVHDFEESVAKGHDDEIQEEDLVGLLVESNFSKEESASSVDEVEYIGGESSGPSNHHFWDF; encoded by the exons ATGGAGTTCATTACCAATCGAATTCAGATTCATAGCTCCGTTTTTGTTTCATGTCCAGGTCAAATCAGATGTGATTTTGTGGTCTCGGTTTATAACTGCGGCGGAGGGAGGAACATAGAGCATTCTAGATCGATAGTTCGTGACGACGTTGAAAACATAG AAGATGTGGTTCATGATTTTGAGGAGAGTGTCGCTAAGGGGCATGATGATGAGATTCAAGAGGAAGATTTAGTTGGCTTGTTGGTTGAATCTAACTTCAGCAAAGAAG AGTCGGCTAGTAGTGTTGATGAGGTGGAGTACATTGGTGGAGAATCTTCTGGTCCTAGTAATCACCATTTTTGGGATTTCTGA
- the LOC104700110 gene encoding uncharacterized protein LOC104700110 isoform X1, with the protein MEFITNRIQIHSSVFVSCPGQIRCDFVVSVYNCGGGRNIEHSRSIVRDDVENIARCLVLEDVVHDFEESVAKGHDDEIQEEDLVGLLVESNFSKEESASSVDEVEYIGGESSGPSNHHFWDF; encoded by the exons ATGGAGTTCATTACCAATCGAATTCAGATTCATAGCTCCGTTTTTGTTTCATGTCCAGGTCAAATCAGATGTGATTTTGTGGTCTCGGTTTATAACTGCGGCGGAGGGAGGAACATAGAGCATTCTAGATCGATAGTTCGTGACGACGTTGAAAACATAG CTAGGTGTCTTGTTTTAGAAGATGTGGTTCATGATTTTGAGGAGAGTGTCGCTAAGGGGCATGATGATGAGATTCAAGAGGAAGATTTAGTTGGCTTGTTGGTTGAATCTAACTTCAGCAAAGAAG AGTCGGCTAGTAGTGTTGATGAGGTGGAGTACATTGGTGGAGAATCTTCTGGTCCTAGTAATCACCATTTTTGGGATTTCTGA
- the LOC104700110 gene encoding uncharacterized protein LOC104700110 isoform X3, with the protein MEFITNRIQIHSSVFVSCPGQIRCDFVVSVYNCGGGRNIEHSRSIVRDDVENIDVVHDFEESVAKGHDDEIQEEDLVGLLVESNFSKEESASSVDEVEYIGGESSGPSNHHFWDF; encoded by the exons ATGGAGTTCATTACCAATCGAATTCAGATTCATAGCTCCGTTTTTGTTTCATGTCCAGGTCAAATCAGATGTGATTTTGTGGTCTCGGTTTATAACTGCGGCGGAGGGAGGAACATAGAGCATTCTAGATCGATAGTTCGTGACGACGTTGAAAACATAG ATGTGGTTCATGATTTTGAGGAGAGTGTCGCTAAGGGGCATGATGATGAGATTCAAGAGGAAGATTTAGTTGGCTTGTTGGTTGAATCTAACTTCAGCAAAGAAG AGTCGGCTAGTAGTGTTGATGAGGTGGAGTACATTGGTGGAGAATCTTCTGGTCCTAGTAATCACCATTTTTGGGATTTCTGA